One stretch of Asterias rubens chromosome 8, eAstRub1.3, whole genome shotgun sequence DNA includes these proteins:
- the LOC117293849 gene encoding exosome complex exonuclease RRP44-like, whose product MDGLFKYNEEECTQIAGDVTLRGFDKVRVQISAETSNIQHQRLRLRLVEPKVPGFSVDPQPKSKDELDIQPPPTKKQKCTNSS is encoded by the exons ATGGATGGACTTTTCAAGTACAACGAAGAG GAATGTACCCAGATAGCTGGAGATGTCACCTTGCGCGGCTTCGATAAGGTCAGAGTTCAAATCAGTGCAGAGACATCTAACATCCAGCATCAGAGGCTGCGGTTGCGACTAGTTGAACCAAAG GTTCCAGGTTTCAGCGTTGATCCACAACCAAAGTCCAAGGATGAGTTGGATATCCAGCCACCTCCGaccaagaaacaaaaatgcacCAACTCTTCATAA